In Helianthus annuus cultivar XRQ/B chromosome 9, HanXRQr2.0-SUNRISE, whole genome shotgun sequence, the following are encoded in one genomic region:
- the LOC110878857 gene encoding toMV susceptible protein tm-1(GCR26): MGNLKDFLQVFCIATADTKHEELLFLSESVRSNLTTFSPSSSSSKVQVVVVDVSVGSNEINSFKDFKFVSRKELLSTYSESENKPEIQIPEARGEALGVMNKALTLYIKKAHERGVIAGVIGLGGSGGTSILSPAFKSLPLGVPKIIISTVASGQTEPYIGTSDLVLFPSVVDICGINNVSRVILSNAGAAFSGMVSGRLMSLKESVNSGSEKCTVGLTMFGVTTPCVNAVKERLNKEGYETLVFHATGVGGRAMEDLVRGGFIQGVLDITTTEVADHIVGGVMACDESRFDAIIEKKIPFVLSVGALDMVNFGAKNTIPAEFQQRKIFEHNEQVSLMRTTVEENKKFAAFIAKKLNKSSSKIRVCLPEIGISALDAPGKPFYDTNATGTLIEELKRLIETTDDRKVKVYQYHINDTEFAKALVDSFLEIHKKPNSSTQKPRVVEPDALSTPAKTCRTIPYNLTNFPDAKPETLQRTQGVLEMLRDQIRQGKPIIGAGAGTGISAKFEEAGGVDLIVLYNSGRFRMAGRGSLAGLLPFADANAIVVEMANEVLPVVKEVAVLAGVCGTDPFRRMDHFLKQLESIGFCGVQNFPTVGLFDGNFRQNLEETGMGYGLEVEMIKKAHKMGLLTTPYAFNEDEAVEMTKVGADIIVAHMGLTTSGSIGAKTAVTLEQSVSRVQAIADAAHKINPDAIVLCHGGPISGPMEAEFVLKNTNGVHGFYGASSLERLPVEQAIKGTVQQYKAITLL; the protein is encoded by the exons ATGGGAAATCTCAAAGATTTTCTTCAAGTTTTCTGCATTGCCACTGCAGATACAAAGCATGAAGAGTTGCTATTTCTCTCCGAATCAGTTCGATCCAATCTCACAACCTTTTCCCCTTCTTCTTCCTCCTCAAAG GTGCAAGTTGTAGTTGTAGATGTATCAGTTGGATCAAATGAGATAAACAGCTTCAAAGATTTCAAGTTTGTGTCAAGAAAAGAACTTCTGTCTACGTACTCTGAATCTGAAAATAAACCAGAAATTCAAATACCGGAAGCTAGAGGTGAGGCCCTTGGAGTCATGAATAAAGCACTCACTCTTTACATTAAAAAAGCACACGAGCGTGGTGTCATTGCTGGCGTTATCGGGCTAGGTGGCAGTGGAGGGACCTCTATATTATCACCTGCTTTTAAATCTTTGCCCCTTGGTGTACCCAAGATCATCATATCAACTGTAGCCAGTGGTCAAACCGAACCTTATATCGGGACATCTGATTTGGTTTTGTTTCCATCAGTTGTGGATATTTGCGGGATTAATAATGTGAGCAGAGTTATTTTGTCTAATGCCGGTGCGGCCTTTTCTGGGATGGTTTCTGGACGACTCATGAGTTTAAAAGAATCTGTAAATTCCGGTAGTGAAAAATGTACGGTTGGTTTAACCATGTTCGGGGTTACAACGCCTTGTGTAAATGCGGTAAAAGAAAGATTGAATAAAGAAGGTTATGAAACTCTGGTTTTTCATGCGACTGGAGTTGGTGGTAGAGCTATGGAGGATCTTGTTAGAGGAGGGTTTATACAG GGCGTTTTGGACATTACAACAACCGAGGTAGCTGATCACATAGTTGGAGGTGTTATGGCTTGTGATGAATCGCGCTTTGATGCGATAATAGAAAAGAAGATCCCTTTTGTTCTCAGTGTGGGAGCTTTAGACATGGTGAATTTTGGTGCCAAAAATACAATACCTGCCGAATTTCAGCAGAGAAAAATATTTGAGCACAATGAACAGGTGTCGTTAATGCGAACAACGGTTGAGGAAAACAAGAAATTTGCTGCTTTTATAGCTAAAAAATTAAACAAATCATCATCAAAGATACGCGTTTGCCTACCAGAAATCGGCATTTCCGCTCTAGATGCACCTGGAAAGCCATTTTACGATACAAACGCTACTGGTACTCTTATCGAAGAACTAAAAAGACTCATCGAGACTACAGATGATAGGAAG GTGAAGGTTTATCAATATCACATCAACGACACCGAGTTTGCAAAGGCTTTGGTCGATTCATTCTTGGAAATACATAAAAAACCAAACAGTTCTACACAGAAACCGAGGGTTGTTGAGCCCGATGCTTTAAGTACACCCGCCAAGACTTGTAGAACAATTCCTTATAACCTAACAAACTTCCCCGATGCAAAACCAG AGACATTACAACGAACGCAGGGCGTGCTAGAGATGTTGAGAGACCAAATAAGGCAAGGGAAACCGATAATAGGGGCTGGTGCAGGGACCGGGATATCCGCCAAATTTGAGGAAGCAGGCGGTGTTGATCTGATTGTATTGTACAACTCAGGGCGGTTTAGGATGGCGGGGAGAGGTTCGTTAGCGGGGTTGTTACCGTTTGCCGATGCAAATGCTATTGTGGTTGAAATGGCTAATGAAGTACTGCCA GTAGTGAAAGAAGTAGCTGTTCTTGCTGGAGTATGTGGGACCGACCCTTTTCGCCGAATGGATCACTTTTTAAAACAGTTGGAATCGATTGGATTTTGTGGGGTCCAAAACTTCCCAACCGTTGGCTTGTTCGATGGCAATTTCAGGCAAAATCTTGAAGAAACTGGGATGGGATACGG TTTGGAGGTAGAGATGATAAAGAAAGCTCATAAAATGGGGCTATTAACAACACCATATGCTTTCAATGAAGACGAAGCCGTTGAAATGACAAAAGTGGGTGCGGATATCATTGTAGCGCATATGGGGCTGACTACATCCGGTTCAATTGGAGCAAAGACTGCTGTGACATTAGAACAAAGTGTAAGTCGCGTACAAGCTATTGCGGATGCAGCTCATAAGATCAATCCAGATGCAATTGTGCTTTGCCATGGAGGTCCTATATCTGGTCCAATGGAAGCGGAGTTTGTATTGAAGAACACTAATGGAGTACATGGGTTTTATGGTGCGTCGAGTCTGGAAAGATTACCCGTTGAACAAGCTATCAAAGGGACCGTTCAACAATACAAGGCGATAACTCTACTGTGA